One part of the Geitlerinema sp. PCC 9228 genome encodes these proteins:
- a CDS encoding 2'-5' RNA ligase family protein — protein sequence MTRKNFFVAIELPQPISDRAWEVHRQLANIDSQIKTLKSPPHITLLPPFPWETEDLPKLQASLRAFAASQPPLAIALDGFSGFKPKVVYIKVVENPYLEQLYRDLLAHLEADLDLAPKSLSKKATAPPHPSPSEVPNVAATKKNQPRPILPHITLAKRLNQPRYRKLMDTLKEQSFQFEFTATHITLFIYKENCWKVSEWFPLACD from the coding sequence TTGACTAGAAAAAACTTTTTTGTAGCGATAGAATTGCCCCAACCCATCAGCGATCGCGCTTGGGAAGTACACCGCCAGCTTGCCAATATAGATTCGCAAATCAAAACCTTAAAATCTCCCCCTCACATTACGCTACTTCCCCCTTTTCCCTGGGAAACTGAAGACCTACCCAAATTGCAAGCGAGTTTGCGCGCTTTTGCAGCTTCCCAACCACCCTTGGCAATTGCCCTAGATGGGTTTAGCGGTTTCAAACCAAAAGTAGTTTATATCAAAGTGGTAGAGAACCCCTATTTAGAGCAATTGTACCGGGACTTGCTCGCTCACCTAGAAGCCGACCTCGATTTGGCTCCCAAATCCCTCTCGAAAAAAGCAACAGCACCACCCCACCCATCACCATCCGAAGTACCAAACGTAGCCGCAACCAAAAAAAACCAACCTCGTCCGATCCTTCCCCACATCACCCTTGCCAAACGCCTCAACCAACCCCGCTACCGAAAGTTAATGGATACCCTCAAAGAACAAAGCTTTCAATTTGAATTTACAGCCACGCATATTACATTATTTATCTATAAAGAAAACTGCTGGAAAGTTAGCGAATGGTTTCCACTAGCTTGCGATTGA